CGTGGCGGGCTGAGAAGCGTCACGTCCGCCAAGCCACGAGCGGCACGGCGATCAACGTCACGGCGAGACCCCACCACTGGTCTCGCCGTAAACGCTCTTTGAGGACGGCCCACGCGAGCAGCACCGTGAACGCCGGGTAGACGTTCGACAAGACGCTCGCTTCGGCGAGGCGGCCGGTTTGCGCGGCGAGCACGAACAAGACGTTGCCGAGCGCGTCGAGGACGGAGGACGCCACGATGGGATTCGGCGCGGCAGGTTTCAAGCCGGAGCCGCGCACAGCGAGCACGAGCATCACGCTGCCCGACACGAAGCGCGCCACGACGAGCGGCCAGAACACCGAGCCGGGCGTGGTCTGACCGAGAAACACGAAGAACGCCCCGAAGCCGAGTCCCGCCGAGACCGCGAGGAGCACGCCGCCCCGTCCGGTGCTCGCGTCGCGCGTGAGGACGACCACGCCGACGAGGGCGAGGATCATCCCGACGAGTTGCACGAAGCCGAGCACTTGACCGAGCGCGACGCTCACCAAGACGGGCACGGCCGCCGCGAGCACGGCGCTCGTCGCCGCGACGACGCCCATGGGTCCGAGGGCGAGGCCGCGGTACAAGGACGCCAGCCCGATCAGTCCGCCCACGCCCGCGAGCGCACCCCACGCGAGGTCGGCGAGGCTCGGGGCTCGCTCGCGAGTCAGCACGGCGAGCAACGCGAACGCCACGAAGGACAGGACGTGCGCGAGGGCGACGACGCGCACGACCGGATCGCGCTTCGTGGCGACTCCGCCGCTGAAGTCGCCGGAGCCGAACGACACGGCGGCGCCGAGACCGGCGAGCAGGACGATCGCGACGTCGTTCAAGCGTCCTTGGCTCCTTGTGAAGTCGAGAAATGCATGCAGAGACTCTAGCCGTTGAAAAGGGCTTTGAACACACGCCGTACACTGAAAGGCGTGCCGCCCCTTCCCTTTCCCCCGTCCCAAGCGTGTCCGTGCGGCTCGAAGAAGCCTTTTCGAAGCTGCTGCGGACCGCTGTTGTCGGGCGCGCGTGACGCGCCGACCGCCGAGAAGCTCATGCGCTCGCGCTACACGGCGTACGTCTTGCGAGACGAGGCGTACCTGCTTGCCACTTGGCATTCCTCGACGCGTCCCGCGCGTTTGGAGTTGCGAAGCGACGAGACGCGTTGGATCGGCCTCGACGTCCGAGAAGTCGAGCGGGGCGGTCCGAGCGACACGTCGGGCGCGGTGACCTTCGTCGCTCGGTTCGCGCTGGGTCGCGAGCGGCACGAGATGCGAGAGGTGAGCACCTTCGCGCGTGAGGAGGGGCGCTGGGTGTACCTGGACGGTGTCGTGGCCCGAGGCACTTGAGACGTCACGACCAATCTCGGTCGGCGTGCAACTTCATACGATCGGCGGCGGCCTTCACGTCCTGCAAGTCCACGGGGTCGCTGAACGGATCGGCGTCGAGGGTCGTGACGCGGTTGAGGAGCTTTTGCCAGCGTCGCAGTTCGTCCACGTACGGCCCGAAGGGCACGCGCTTCAATTCGTTCCCGTCGGGCACGAGGTCGTGAATGCCGTTGTGCAGCCACTCTCCTTCGTGCCAATTGGGCATGTCCACGCCGGGAAAGAGGCACACGCCGTGCAAGTCGATGCCCCTGGAGACGGCGGCGAGGCTTTCTTCCATGACGTCGCACAGCCACGCGGGCCGTCCGTCGCCGAGCCCGCTCGTCTCGGAGATGATGATGGGCCGCTTGTAGCGCTCCCAGACTTCCCACAGCAAGTCGCCCAGGGGAACGATGCGTTCGTCACGTGGTCCCAGCGCTTGATGCGGGCCGTGCTCGCGGTACTCCATCTGCCCGAACGAGTAGCAGTTGACGCCCACGATGTCGAGGACGTCGAGCGAGCCGCCGAACTCCGGGTGCTCCTTTCCGGCGAGAACGTCCCACGCGACGAACGTGTCGCGAAACGTTTCGTCGCGCGCTTCCTCGGCGAGGTCGGGTCGGTCGGCAGGCGGCACGATGTACACGAGGGGATCGACGTTCACCATGCGCGCGTCGGGATCGACTTCGCGAATGGCGTGGACGCCCGCGATGGCCGCCTCGCACAGCGCGAGCCGCAAGGCGAAGCGCGTTTCGCGGCTTTCGCCGTACGGAGCGACCCAGCCCCACTCGCCACCACAAAACGAGAAGAAGGTGATCTCGTTGATCGGCGTGAAGAAGTGCGGGCCGCGCACCCGGGGCGTCACGTACTCGGCCACGGCGCGGCAATAGCGGGCGAAACGCTCTTTGAACTCGGGCTGGAACGGGTCGAGGTCGTCGGGGTAGCCGTAGTGGCACAAGTCCCAGATCGGCAAGAGTTGGCAGGCGTTCAGCGCATCGATGTAGGGGTCGAGCCGTCCGAAGTCGAACTCGCCGCCTCGGTCCACGAGCGGCCACGGTACGCCTTCTCGCACCACGGCGATCCCGAGGTCACGCAGCAATCGGTAATCTTGCGCGACGAAGCGGTCGTGCTGCGTTTCCGCGACGAGGTCGCGACGCCCTTGACGCTTCCAGTGGAAGGTGGAGCACTCGAAGCCGGACAAGAAGAACGTCGGGAACAAGCTGGCACGAACGGTCATGTCGAGCCTCCGGAAGTGCGAACGGCAGCGTGAGCGTGGAGTGGCATGCGTTCACCGTACCCGGAGGCGTGGGCGTGGAGATGGCGGAATCGTGGAGGGTCGCTTACGCGCGCCAAACTCAGGGAACGATGAGGTGCAGATCGCCGAACTCGTGCCAAAGGTAGCGGCCTTGCAAGGCGGCTTCGTACGCGGCGCGCAGGTGGCGCTCTCCGGCGAGCGCGGCCAGCATCAGCAGGTGGCTGGCGCGCGGTTCGTGCCAGCCGGTCAGCAAGCCGTTCACGGCGCGCACGCCACGCTGAGGCGTGATGACTTCGCGCGTCCAGCCTTCGCCGGGGTGGGCGGTGCCGCGCGCGTCCGTGACGGTCTCCAAGGCTCGGACGACGGTCGTGCCGACCGCGAGGACGCGTCCGCCGTTGGCGCGCGTTTCGTTCACGGCGCGCGCGGTGCTGTCGGGCACGCGGTAGAACTCCTCGTAGGGCGGCTCGTGGTCTTCGAGGGAAGCGACGCCGGTATGCAGCACGAGGGGCGCGACGCGCACGCCCTTCGCGACGAGGCGGGTGAGCAAGTCGGGCGTGAAGGCGCGTCCGGCGCTCGGCATCTCGGCGCTGCCGCTTTCGGTGGCGTACACGGTTTGGTACGCTTCCAGCGGCCAGTCGCGCGGCACGTAGCCGTAGCGAATGGGGCGGCCGTGCGCGGCGAGGTAGGTGGCGAGGTAGGTGTGCGGAGCGCAGGGAAGGTGCAAGGCGGCGATCCACAGGCGCGTGCCGTCGCGCGAAGGCGGCGCGGCGCGGTCGAGGCTGTAGGGCGCGAGGAGGGTGACGCCGCCGCCGCCGGGCAAGGTGAGGGTTTCGCCCGCGTGCGCGTGGCGGAAGGGGGCCGTCGCGATGTCGGTGGGAAGGCGGACCTCGACGGTCCAAAGGTCGGCGGGCAGGTGCGTGCTGAGGTGGACGACGAGGGGCGTGCCGTCGGCACGGTCGGCGCGGAGCGCGGCGGGAAGCGTGCCGGACGTGTTGAGGACGAGCAGGTCGTCGGACGTGAGGAAGTTCGGCAGATCGCGGAAGTGCGCGTGCGTCACCGTGTCGTCTCGCACGCGCGAAACGAGCAGGCGCACGTCGTCGCGGGCGAGGCCGCGCGCTTCGGGCGGTTCGTGCGCTTCAAGGTCGGGCGGCAAGGTGAAGTCGAGCGTGGCGGTCGGCAGGATGTGCGTCACGGAAGGACCACCTCCGGGTGGAAGAGGGTGACGTGCAGGTCGTCGGGCGTGACGAGCCGTTGGTTGTGGTGACCCCACGGCGTGTCGACGGGTGGCGCGAGTGGTGTGGCTCCGTGTGCGGCGAGTCGCGCCGCGACGCCTTCCACGTCGTCGACGTTCAACGCGACACGCACGGGGCCGCTGGCGATGCCGGGGGATTCGACGGCGTCGATGCGCCGAGCTTGAGGCGTGTCGAGCAGTTCGAGGGTGGCGCGGCCCACGTCGAGGACGAGGCCGCGTCCGTTCGGGTCGTTCCAGCCTTCCACGACGTGCAGGCCGAGGCCGTCTCGGAAGAGGCGCACGGCCGCGTCGAAGTCGCTCGCGGCGAGCACGAGCCGCAGTTCGCTCGGCGGATTCACGCGGGCACCGCCGCGAGGTCGCGGGCGACGTAGCGTCCGCTGGGCAAGTCGCCTTGCAACAAGCGCAGGAAGCCGGGAACGCTCGCTTCGGGCGGAGCGCGGTCGCTGATGTCCTCGCCGGGAAAGGCGTCTTGGTGCATGCGGGTGTTCATGTCGCCGGGATCGACCCAGTACACGCGCCAATCGGGGCGTTCGGCGGCGAGGACGCGGCTGATCTGCTCCAAGGCGGCCTTGCTCGAGCCGTAGCCGCCCCAGCCCGCGTAGCCTTCGACGCCCGCGTCCGAGGAGACGTTGACGACGCGAGCTCCCTCGTGCAGGAGGGACGCGGCGAGTTGCGCGAGGCGCAGCGGCGCGAGGACGTTCACGTCGTACACGCGCCGCAAGGCATCGACATCGTAGTCGAGGAGGTCCGGGCGAGGCGTGACGCCGAGGGTGCTGGCGTTGTTGACGAGGGCGTCGAGACCGCCGAGGGTGCGCGCGGCGTTCACGAGGGCGCCGGCGTGCGCTTCGTCGGAGACGTCGCCGGGCAGGGCGAGGACCGTGGCGTGCTCGGCGAGTTCGGCGCGGGCGGCTTCGAGTTCGCTTGATTCGCGGGCAGTGATCACGAGGCTCCAACCTTGTCGAGCGAGGGCGCGGGCGAGGGCGAGGCCGAGACCGCGCGAAGCTCCGGTGACGAGGGCAATGGGCATGGACGTCCTTTCCGGGACGGCCAATGGGGCCGTCTCCTTGAAACGAGGAACGAGGACCGCGAGACGCTTCGCGTCTCGTGAGCGTTGTGAGCGTCCTACTGGGCGCGTTGAGGGCACTGTACTTCTCGCGACCAGAAAAAGCAAGTATTTACTTGTTAAACTCCTTTTGCCTTCGCTTCTCGCGCTACACTCGGTCCATGCCGGTCGTCAGCCCCGCCCTCGATCACCTTCCCGCCACCCGCCGGGACATCCTGCAATTGCTGAAAAAACGCGGTGAACTCGGCGCGGAGGACCTCGCGGCGCACCTCGGAATCACGCCGAGCGGCGCGCGTCAGCACCTCACGGCGCTCGAACAAGCCGATCTGATCGCCGCCCGCGATCTACGTGACGGCCCCGGACGTCCCAGGCGCCGCTATCGTCTCACCGCGCAGGCCGACGCGATGTTTCCCCGTGCCTACGCCGAGCTCACCAACGAACTGCTGAGCTACGTCGAGGACGCCGACCCCTCTCTCGTCGCGCACCTGTTCGCGAAACGCGGCGAGCGCCGCTTGCGGGCCACCCTCGCGCGCACGAATGGTCTGTCCTTTGCCGAGCAAGTCCGCGAACTCACCCGCGTGCTCGACGAGGACGGCTACCTCGCCGACGTCGAGGAGCGAGAAGACGGCTCGTTCGTGATCACCGAGCACAACTGCGCCGTCCTCTCGATCGCCATGCGCTACGGCCACGCGTGCGGCAGCGAGTTGGAGTACATTCGCGCCGCCTTGCCGCAAGCCGACGTCTCGCGCGTCGCTCACATGCTCTCCGGCGCGCACGTGTGCGCCTACCTCATCCGGCCGAAGTTCTGACGACGCGTCTCGGCGAGACGAGAAGGCGAGGGCGCCTCCGCGCCCTCGCCTTCGTCGAAAAAGGCGCGCTTCAAGTCACCAGGGTGAGCGCCTTGTTGAACGCGGCGTCCTTGTTCATCAAGGCGAGTTCCGGCACCGTCGTATGTTCCACCGAGATGAAGGTGAGGTCTCGAAGCCGATGAAGCCCAAGACGGCGCGCAGATACGTGTGCAGAAAGTCCAAGCTCGCCAGTGGCATGTCCGCGTACGCGGAGCCCGACGCCGTCACCACGACGATCTTCTTGCCCTTCACGAGTCCTCGGAAGCTTCCGTCGGCGTCGACTTCGAACGTGTGGTGAACGCGCACGACTTGATCGATCCAAGCTTTGAGGCTCGAGGGAATGCAGAAGTTGTACATCGGCGTGCTGATCAGCACCGTGTCGGCGGCGTGCAGTTCGGCCAGGAGGACGTCGGAGACCGTCGTGGCGCGCTTGAGGTCGTCCGTGACGAACGCGGGCGGCGTGAAGAATCCTTGGATCGTCTCGGCCGTCAGGTGCGGAATTTGTTGGAGGGCGAGATCGCGGTTGATGACGCGTCCGTCCGGGTGGGCGCCGCGCCACTGCGTTTCGAACGTTTGCGCCACTTGGCGGGAATACGATTGAGCGTTGCGTGGGCTGGCGTCGACTCTCAACAAAGTCGCCATGACTTTCCCTCCTCGGGAACATCGACAGGACCGGCGCTTCCCATGCTTCACATTTCCCTCCTCGCGCGCCTGTCTGCCCGGGGCGCGGAAGCACCGGTCGGGAGAACGCCAGAACGTGCGGGAAAGCTCGCTGCGAGCCATGGCTTGAAGACGGTTCACGAACCGGTCGGAGTGAAGGCGAACGAAGTGATCTGCGGATGCAGCTCATCACCTCCCCTGTGGGCACGCGCGGCACATCGAAGGGTACGACGAAGCGTGAATGACGCAGTGTAAGCCGCGCGCCGCCCCTCGTCCATGAGCGTTCGGCGCGTACGCCTGTAGACGCTTCCTACAGACACCTCACGCGGGTGTAGTACGACGTTCGCGCTAGCGAGCGCTCGGCGTGATCGTCACCGCGTCGAGTTGCACGTCACCTGCGACTTGTGTGAACGCGACGGTATTGAGGCCCGACTTCAAGGCGACCGTCAGCGTGCGCGTGCCGTAACTTTCCCAACCGCTCGCCGGGTACGCCACACGGTTCGGGGCGCCGTTCACGGTGACCGTCTGCGCGGCCGCCTTGCCCGAGCCGTTGGAGAAGCGCACGCGCAACACGTAACGCCCCGCCGAAGGTGCGGTCACGTCGAGGTCCACGCGGTCGCCCTCGTCGTCGAAGCGCGCCGCGACTCCTCCCGAAGCGAACGAGGACTCGCGCGAGACGGTGCCGCTGACCTTCGCCTGCTCGACTTCGTACTCGCCCGACGGCAAGGGCGAGGTCTGCTCGAAACCGACGGGAGCCCCGAAGTTCGGCGTGCCGTTCGCGTTCCACGTCAACTTCTGAGCGCGTACGCTGCGCCCGTTCCAGCCCGAGCCGTACACGAGGTTGGCGTGGTAGAGGTGCCAATCCTCGGAGCCGTCGGGAGACTTCACGAAGCCGTTGTGCCCCGGACCGTACACGTCGGCACGGTCGTTGCGGGCGAAGACGCACCCGTTCGACTTCTTCCACGCGGCGGCGTTCATGACGTCGCCGCCCTTGTCGAGCGACAGCAAACCGAGGCAGTAGTCGTTCGTCCAACTGCCGCTCGCGGAGTACGCGAGGAACACGCGTCCGTCGCGCACGAGTACCTCGGGGCCTTCGTTGATGTAGGGACGCCCGTTTTGCTCCCACGGCTGATCGGGCCGCGAGATGCGAACGCGTCCGCCTTCGAGCGTCCACGGATTGCGCATCTTGGCGATGTAAAGGTCTTGCTCGACGTTCTCGGTGCCTTCCCAGCCCGACCACACGAAGTACCGCTCGCCGCTCGGCGCGCGAAGCACCGTCCCGTCGATGGCCCAGCGATCGCTGGAATCGGAGATCTTGCCTTTGAACGTGTACGGTCCGGTGACGCTCGGCGCTTCGAGGACGTACATGCGGTGGTTCTCGTTGCGGCCGTCGTCGGCGGCGTAGTACACGTACCACTTGTCGCCCCAACGAACGAGTTCGGGCGCCCACAACTCGCAGCACGGCGAGTCGCCTTGCCCGCCGCGCCAAATGACGGTCTTCTTCGCCCGCCCGAGGCCCGTGAGCGTGAGGGACGTACGAACGCTCAAACCGTCCTGATCGGATTGCACGAGGTGGTAGAAAGCGCCGTCGAACACCACCGACGGATCTTGGCCGACGTCGAGGACGGGATTGCGAAACGTCTGCCGAGGGAGCGTCGAGGTGGCGGGTTGAGCGGACGCGAGCACGGCCAAGCTCAGCAGCAGGGCGCCCGAGCGGGCGGAAAGTAGTGAGCGACGCATAGTCCGATCGTATCCGTGGGCAAGTCCGCTTGGTGAACAGACGGCGCCGTGTACGATGAAGATTGGATCATGCTGCCTTCTGCTCTTGCCTTCGACGATTCGACCTTCGAGAACGTGCGGCGCGTCGTGGACGACGCGGTCGAACAGGGAACGCACCCCTCGGCGGTCGTCACGATCGCGCGCGGCGACGGAACGGCGTGGTCGCACGTCGCGCCGGGCCTCACGAGCCACACCTTCACCAGCCGCTTTCCGATCGCGTCGATCACGAAGCCGATCGTGGCGCTCGCCTTGATGCGCCTCGTCGAGCGCGGCGCCCTGCTGGTCGGCGATCCCGTCGCGCGGCACTTGCCTTCGTTCGCGCGAAACGGCAAGGAGCGCGTGACGGTACGTCACCTGTTGACGCACACCAGCGGCCTCAGCGTCCCGGAGGACGTGTCGAACGCTTTGTGGCTGGACCGCGCGACGAGAGAAGCGTACGTGGAGGCCGCCTTCGACGCGCCCCTCGCCTTCGAGCCGGGTTCGCACCACGCCTACGTCAGCGTGCACGGCTTCGAGGTGCTCGCCGCCCTGGTGACGCACCTCGCGCAGCGCGACTTCACGCGGGTCCTGCACGAGGAAGTCTTCGCGCCCCTGGGAATGATCGACACGAGCTTCGACGTGCCCGACGAGTCTCGCCTCGCGCACGCGCCCTTTCAAGGCGGACGCGACGAGCTCGCGTACTGGGCGTCGCTGACCTTCGCGAGCGGCGGCCTCATGTCGACCGCGTCGGACCTCCTCGCGCTCGGCTTGACGTTGCTGCGCGGCGGGCGCAGCGGATCGTACCGCTTGCTCTCGGCGGGCACGCTGGAAGTCATGACGCGCCTTCACACGCGCGGCTTGCGCAACGACAGCGGTTTTGCCTTTCAAGCGCTCGGCTGGGGAAAGCGCAGCGACGCGGGCGTGCTGCTCGCGTCGGACGCGTCGTTCGGACACAGCGGCGCCACGGGCGCGTTCTTGTGGATCGATCCCGTGTACGACGTGGTGTTCGTGTTCTTGTCGAGCGAGGGCGGCACGGAGCCGCACCGCGTGCCGATGCTGGCCCTCAACGCGACGATCGCCGCCTTGACGTGACGGCGATCTTGTCTCGCGCGGCGGGGGACGGTAAGGTCGAGCGATGTTGATTCGGGAACTCGGCGAGCGGGACGCGAGCGCATACTACGCGCTTCGCCTCGAAGGGTTGGAGCGCGAACCGCGCGCGTTCGGAAGCGACGCGGACTCGTTTCGCGGAACGCCGCTGGACGCCGTGGGCGAGCGTTTGAGGGCGTCGGACAACGTGTTCACCTTGGGAGCCTTCGACGACGGTCGGCTCGTCGGCATCACGACGTTCGCGCGCGAAACCGGGGCGAAGACGCGGCACAAAGCGAACGTCTTCGGCGTGTACGTGCGCGAGGACGCGCGTGGGCGCGGCGTGGCGAACGCCCTGCTCGGCGAGTTGATTCGGCGGGCGCGCCAGATTTCGGGCGTGGAGCAACTTCATCTCGCCGTGTCGGTCACGCAGACGGCGGCGCGGCGCTTGTACGACGCGCACGGCTTCGTGGTGTACGGCGTGGAACCGCGCGCGCTCAAGGTGCACGGCGAGTACGTCGACGAGGAGTGGCGGGCACTGCGTCTGGCGTGACGTTCAAGTTTCGATGTCGGTGGGACGCTCCAGAGTCAGGAAGCGCACCGCGCCGGGCAGGATGCGGGCCGTGAAGGGCGTCGTCTCGACGTGTAGTTCGCCGTCGTACTGCATCGGGAACGGTTCGACCGCGTCGACTTGCACTTCGCTCGCCTGGAAGGTCTCGAGGTTGCCGCTGAACATCGGGTCGGCGAGGTCGAACTTCACCAAGAGGCTGTCGATGAGGTTGGGCACGAGTTGCAAGATGTTGCCGGCCGTGAGGAGGATGACGGTGAAGCGGCCGTCGCGCGGGCTGATGTCGGACGTGATGGGCATGCGGTAATTCGCCATGCCCATGTTGGCGATCATCACGCCGATGCCTTCGAATTCGCGCTTCTCGCCGTCGGCGATGACGTGGAAGGTGGTGCGCTTGGGATTGACTTGGCGCATGGCGCTGATGACGTACGCCATGGAGCCGAAGCGCTTCTTGAGGTCCTCGGACTCCTTGATCATGGCGGCGTCCGCGCCCGCGCCCGCCAGCATCGCGAAGCCTGCTCGCTCGCCCTTGACTTCCAACTCGCCGAGGTCGACGCGCAGGGTGTGGCCCACGCGCACGACTTCCAGCAAGCCAAGCGCGTCGGTCGGCAGCGCGAGGTTTTGCGCGATAAGGTTGGCGGTTCCGACAGGCACGGCGAGAATCGGGATGTTCGTGTTGCGCGCGGCGTAAGCGACGCTGCTGACCGTGCCGTCTCCTCCGGCGGCGACGAGCGCGTCGTAAGACTGAAGGTCGTGCAGGTGTTCGCCAGGATCGCGCGTCGTGAGCTCGCGCATCTCCAAGCTGAGGCCTTGCCCTTCGGCGAGCATCACGAATTGACGAAGAAGATCGGAGCCTTGACCGGACTTGGGATTGAAGACCACCAGCAGGCGTTTGGGAGGTGTGGCTTGCGTCATACCTTCATTGCACTTGGAAAACGTCCGCGACTCAACAGAGCGATTCTTGTGCGTCGTCAACGTCCGGTCGTTTGATGGCGTGACAAGCGGTCTTCGACGCGCCGAAGGCCCAGCGACAAGACGCTGCTGATGATCCAGTAGATCACGGCGACCGCGAGGTAGAGCGGGGTGGGCTGAAACGTCCGCGCGATGATGAGGTTGGCTTCCTGCAGCAACTCCACGACCGTGATGACGGACACGAGGGAGGTGTCTTTCACGAGGCTGATGAAGGAGTTGCCGAGGGCGGGTACGGCGATGCGCAGGGCTTGGGGCGCTTCGATGTCGCGGAACGTGTGCCAAGTGCTGAGGCCGAGGGCGCGCGCCGCTTCCCGTTGACCGCTCGGCACGGCGAGGAAGGCGCCGCGCAACGCTTCGGACGCGTACGCGCCGACGTTCAAAGCGAGGGCGAGCACGCCCGACCAAAGCGGTCCGAGATCGATTCCGAGGTCGGGCAGGACGTAGTACACGACGTAGATCTGCACGAGCAGCGGCGTGCCGCGAATGAGCGAGACGTACGTGCGCGCGATCCACTCCAGCGGCGGCACGCGTGACAGGCGCGCGAGGGCCGTGGCGAGGCCGAGCAGGAAGCCGGGCAGCATCGCGCCGAGCGCGTACCCGAGGGTGACGAGCGAGGCGCGCAGCAAGAACGGCAGGTTTTCGAGAACGACCTGCATGGTGTTCAGTTTCCTCCGAAGACGAGGCGCTTCATGTACGAGCTTTCTTCATACGGCGCGGCAAAGTAGAACACGGGCCGCGTCGCGGCCCGTGTTCGGGTTGGAACGGTTACTTGCTGACGTCTTGACCGAACCACTTGTTGCTGATCTTGGCGTACGTGCCGTCGGCCTTCATGTCGGCGAGCGCCTTGTTGACGGCCTTGACGAACAGCGGGTTGCCCTTGCGGACGGGAATGCCCATCTCGATGCGCTCGCCTTGGATGGCGGCACCGGGCTTGACGGGCAGACCGCTTTGCTTGACGAGGTACGCGGCCAGCAGGCGGTCGTTGAGGGCGGCGTCGATGCGGCCCAAGCTGAGGTCGCGCAAGGTATCGGGCGCGGCCTTGTACGTGCGGATGTCGATGCCGCCGACGGCGCGGGCGATCTGCTCGTAGTTGCTGCCCGTGCCGACGCCGAGCTTTTTGCCCTTGAGATCGTTGAGGCTCTTGAAGGCGCGCGTCTCGTTCTTGCGAACGATGAATTGCGGGCTGGACACGACGTACGACGAGGTGAAGTCGAGGGACTTTTGGCGTTCGGGCGTGATGGCGACTTGGTTGACGATGACGTCGTACTTGTTCGCTTGCAAGCCTGCGATGATGCCGCTCCACTCGGTGAGGACGAATTGCGGCTTGAGGCCGAGTCGGCGCGCGATTTCCGTGGCGACGTCGACGTCGAAGCCGACGAGCTGACCTTTTTCGTCGCGGTAGTTGAAGGGCGGGTAGGTGCCTTCCATGGCAATTTTGAGCGTGCCGCGCTGCTTCACGGTGGTGAGCAGGTCGGGCGACGCGGCGGGAGCGCTGGTGACGGCGAGGGCCGTGAGGATGAACAGGATGTTACGCATGTGGATCCTTTCGGCGCTATGAATTCCAAAGCGCTTAACGATCCAAACTATAATTCATGGTCCTCGAAGCCAAGGCGAACGAAGTCACACTCCGGGCTCTCAGCGGCTGAGCGGCCGTTCCTCGTTCACGGCGACCTTGACGGACGCCTCGTGCACCTTGGGAAGCGCCACGTAAAAAGTCGTGCCTTCCTGCACGCGGCTCTCGGCCCACACGCGCCCTCCATGGCGCGTCACGATGCGCTTCACGTTCGCGAGGCCGATGCCCGTTCCCTCGAACTCGCCCCCGGTGTGCAGTCGTTGAAACACGCCGAACAGCTTGTCGGCGTACTTCTCGTCGAAGCCCACGCCGTTGTCACGCACGAACAGCACCTGCGCCTCGTCCTCCTCGAAGCTGCCGACCTCGATGACGGCGACGTCACGCGCGCGCGTGTACTTCAGCGCGTTGCCCAACAAGTTCGCGAACACTTGCCGAAACGCTGCCAAGTCCGCGCGCACGACCGGCAAATCGCCGACGTGCCACTCCACCCGCCGTCCCACCTCGTCGCGAGCGAGATCACGCCGCACCTCCGCCACGAGGTCGGCCACCGACACGTCCACCAACCGCAAGTCCTGCCGACCCGTGCGCGAGTACGCCAAAAGATCCTCGATGAGGCCGTTCATCTTCAACGTCGCCTTCTCGATGATCTCCAAGTACTGCTCCGCTTTCGAGTTCTCCGCGCCTTGAACCTCCTTGGCGAGCAGATTCGCGAAGCTCGCGATGTGCCGAAGCGGCGTGCGCAAGTCGTGCGACACCGAGTACGCGAAAGCTTCCAGCTCGTGGTTGAGGTCTTGCAACCTCGCCGTGCGCTCGCGCACGCGGGCTTCGAGCGACGCGTTGAGATGGCGAATTTCGCGCTCTACCCGCTTGCGCTCGCTGACGTCCTTGCCCGTCGCCACGAAGTGCGTGATGCGTCCCGACTCGTCCTTGATGGGCGTGATCGTCTGCTCCTCGTGGTACAGCGTGCCGTCCTTGCGCCGATTCACGAATTCTCCGCGGTACACCTCCCCGGCGAGAAGCGT
The sequence above is drawn from the Deinococcus yavapaiensis KR-236 genome and encodes:
- a CDS encoding S-adenosylmethionine:tRNA ribosyltransferase-isomerase, whose product is MTHILPTATLDFTLPPDLEAHEPPEARGLARDDVRLLVSRVRDDTVTHAHFRDLPNFLTSDDLLVLNTSGTLPAALRADRADGTPLVVHLSTHLPADLWTVEVRLPTDIATAPFRHAHAGETLTLPGGGGVTLLAPYSLDRAAPPSRDGTRLWIAALHLPCAPHTYLATYLAAHGRPIRYGYVPRDWPLEAYQTVYATESGSAEMPSAGRAFTPDLLTRLVAKGVRVAPLVLHTGVASLEDHEPPYEEFYRVPDSTARAVNETRANGGRVLAVGTTVVRALETVTDARGTAHPGEGWTREVITPQRGVRAVNGLLTGWHEPRASHLLMLAALAGERHLRAAYEAALQGRYLWHEFGDLHLIVP
- a CDS encoding family 1 glycosylhydrolase, coding for MTVRASLFPTFFLSGFECSTFHWKRQGRRDLVAETQHDRFVAQDYRLLRDLGIAVVREGVPWPLVDRGGEFDFGRLDPYIDALNACQLLPIWDLCHYGYPDDLDPFQPEFKERFARYCRAVAEYVTPRVRGPHFFTPINEITFFSFCGGEWGWVAPYGESRETRFALRLALCEAAIAGVHAIREVDPDARMVNVDPLVYIVPPADRPDLAEEARDETFRDTFVAWDVLAGKEHPEFGGSLDVLDIVGVNCYSFGQMEYREHGPHQALGPRDERIVPLGDLLWEVWERYKRPIIISETSGLGDGRPAWLCDVMEESLAAVSRGIDLHGVCLFPGVDMPNWHEGEWLHNGIHDLVPDGNELKRVPFGPYVDELRRWQKLLNRVTTLDADPFSDPVDLQDVKAAADRMKLHADRDWS
- a CDS encoding EamA family transporter, with the translated sequence MNDVAIVLLAGLGAAVSFGSGDFSGGVATKRDPVVRVVALAHVLSFVAFALLAVLTRERAPSLADLAWGALAGVGGLIGLASLYRGLALGPMGVVAATSAVLAAAVPVLVSVALGQVLGFVQLVGMILALVGVVVLTRDASTGRGGVLLAVSAGLGFGAFFVFLGQTTPGSVFWPLVVARFVSGSVMLVLAVRGSGLKPAAPNPIVASSVLDALGNVLFVLAAQTGRLAEASVLSNVYPAFTVLLAWAVLKERLRRDQWWGLAVTLIAVPLVAWRT
- a CDS encoding YchJ family protein: MPPLPFPPSQACPCGSKKPFRSCCGPLLSGARDAPTAEKLMRSRYTAYVLRDEAYLLATWHSSTRPARLELRSDETRWIGLDVREVERGGPSDTSGAVTFVARFALGRERHEMREVSTFAREEGRWVYLDGVVARGT
- a CDS encoding SDR family NAD(P)-dependent oxidoreductase, which gives rise to MPIALVTGASRGLGLALARALARQGWSLVITARESSELEAARAELAEHATVLALPGDVSDEAHAGALVNAARTLGGLDALVNNASTLGVTPRPDLLDYDVDALRRVYDVNVLAPLRLAQLAASLLHEGARVVNVSSDAGVEGYAGWGGYGSSKAALEQISRVLAAERPDWRVYWVDPGDMNTRMHQDAFPGEDISDRAPPEASVPGFLRLLQGDLPSGRYVARDLAAVPA
- a CDS encoding VOC family protein gives rise to the protein MNPPSELRLVLAASDFDAAVRLFRDGLGLHVVEGWNDPNGRGLVLDVGRATLELLDTPQARRIDAVESPGIASGPVRVALNVDDVEGVAARLAAHGATPLAPPVDTPWGHHNQRLVTPDDLHVTLFHPEVVLP
- a CDS encoding helix-turn-helix transcriptional regulator, which gives rise to MPVVSPALDHLPATRRDILQLLKKRGELGAEDLAAHLGITPSGARQHLTALEQADLIAARDLRDGPGRPRRRYRLTAQADAMFPRAYAELTNELLSYVEDADPSLVAHLFAKRGERRLRATLARTNGLSFAEQVRELTRVLDEDGYLADVEEREDGSFVITEHNCAVLSIAMRYGHACGSELEYIRAALPQADVSRVAHMLSGAHVCAYLIRPKF
- a CDS encoding FMN-dependent NADH-azoreductase yields the protein MATLLRVDASPRNAQSYSRQVAQTFETQWRGAHPDGRVINRDLALQQIPHLTAETIQGFFTPPAFVTDDLKRATTVSDVLLAELHAADTVLISTPMYNFCIPSSLKAWIDQVVRVHHTFEVDADGSFRGLVKGKKIVVVTASGSAYADMPLASLDFLHTYLRAVLGFIGFETSPSSRWNIRRCRNSP